A window from Malassezia japonica chromosome 1, complete sequence encodes these proteins:
- the FMO1 gene encoding monooxygenase (EggNog:ENOG503NWM1; COG:Q) yields MVGERPVRVAVVGAGSAGLAMAQQLLEVGRETGVRPVVFERENVLGGLWQYCADPGPCTVHVPSDTRHATAGFADWAAHPLRPSSAMYDGLRTNIPSDIMAYRDAPFPAQRSLFPARKDVLSYLETFAKDHGLEKYVRFRSEVVHVARANGAWRVTSRGASGERCEEYDGVVCAQGRCTVPYVPVIPGLAHFKGRQVHSAWYRTPTVFRGERVLIVGNNSSGGDIARELCGGTVRTFPGYEAWQRACEDAPPVQVYQSYHNPDEPPPVDLDPRDPASPAWCRRIHVVGPIARVDADGSVVLADKTTLHVDTIVWATGFLYQIPFSTHGAPFDAAPLLPPVGTPGVHCAPALRAASILDNLDDWLLFYKHAPGLCFLGLPNRIVPFPLTQMQSRVVAHVLLNKIPPLPRVRADLPLTDAARWVPQDNSQAPGPEVWRNFTFGAASEIAYNDALLALLPAPESRQRPPGEEAYLEQGDGRGGGPHPPEHWYQFGQWRRDRRTSGKALRHEELKY; encoded by the coding sequence atggtcggcgagcggcccgTGCGGGTGGCCGTGGTCGGTGCAGGGAGCGCGGGCCTGGCAatggcgcagcagctgctAGAGGTCGGCAGAGAGACAGGCGTACGGCCCGTCGTGTTTGAGCGCGAAAACGTCCTCGGAGGGCTGTGGCAGTACTGTGCCGACCCGGGGCCGTGCACGGTGCATgtgccgagcgacacgcGGCATGCTACCGCCGGCTTTGCCGACTGGGCCGCGCACCCGCtgcggccgtcgagcgccatgtACGACGGGCTGCGCACGAATATCCCGTCGGATATTATGGCATACCGCGACGCACCCTTTCCTGCGCAAAGGTCGCTGTTTCCGGCGCGCAAGGACGTGCTGTCGTACTTGGAAACCTTTGCCAAGGACCACGGCTTGGAAAAGTACGTGCGCTTCCGCTCCGAGGTCGTGCACGTCGCACGAGCCAACGGAGCATGGCGGGTgacgagccgcggcgcgtcgggcgagcGCTGCGAAGAGTACGACGGCGTGGTGTGCGCCCAGGGGCGCTGCACCGTGCCGTACGTCCCTGTTATCCCGGGCCTCGCGCACTTCAAGGGGCGCCAGGTGCACAGCGCATGGTACCGCACGCCGACTGTCTTTCGGGGCGAAAGGGTGCTGATCGTCGGGAACAActcgtcgggcggcgacATTGCCCGCGAGCTGTGCGGCGGCACAGTACGCACCTTTCCGGGCTATGAGGCTTGGCAGCGCGCGTGCgaagacgcgccgccggtccAGGTCTACCAGTCCTACCATAATCCagacgagccgccgccggtggACTTGGATCCCCGCGATccggcgtcgcccgcgtGGTGCCGGCGCATCCACGTCGTCGGGCCGATCGCGCGCGTGGACGCCGACGGGTCCGTGGTGCTTGCGGACAAGACCACCTTGCACGTCGACACGATCGTGTGGGCGACGGGCTTTTTATACCAGATCCCTTTTtcgacgcacggcgcgccgttcgacgccgcgccgctcctcccgccggtcggcacgccgggcgtgcACTGTGCacccgcgctgcgcgccgcgtcgatcCTCGACAACCTGGACGACTGGCTCCTCTTTTACAAGCACGCGCCAGGCCTGTGCTTCCTCGGGCTCCCGAATCGCATCGTGCCCTTTCCTCTGACACAGATGCAGAGCAGAGTCGTGGCGCACGTCTTGCTGAACAAGAtcccgccgctgccgcgcgtgcgtgcggacCTGCCGCTCACagacgccgcgcggtgGGTGCCCCAGGACAATAGCCAGGCGCCCGGCCCTGAAGTGTGGCGCAACTTTACGTttggcgccgcgtcggaaATCGCGTACAACGATGCACTCCTCGCACTCCTTCCTGCGCCGGAAAGCCGGCAACGGCCCCCCGGCGAAGAAGCGTACCTTGAGCAGGGcgacggccgaggcggcggacCGCATCCGCCCGAGCACTGGTACCAGTTTGGCCAgtggcgccgcgaccgccgcacgagcggcaaggcgctgcgccacgagGAGCTCAAGTACTAG
- a CDS encoding uncharacterized protein (EggNog:ENOG503NWWU; COG:S): MAEAYRVQRTFQAHAGAVHVARYNAGGRYLLTGGADQQIHLWNTRADAPDELDAKGRSACIQRYSAHSYEVLCLDIAPDNTRFASGGPDRAALVWDVSSGQVLRRFNAHTGRINDVRFAGANDEGSVLWAAGSDTVCRAYDLRAGNAWRPIMEADEATDAILCLAMSTPTTLHTASVDGVLRTYDIRKGELRSDVVDEPITSLTPTKDGGALLVSTLDSTHRLLDMVDGSLLQTFRGHAQTQFRCHSTLTLNEALVLAGDEGGRVHAWDMLSGRSAWQAKPDYSQSVRYRP; encoded by the exons ATGGCGGAGGCGTACCGCGTCCAGCGCACGTTCCAGGCGCACGCAGGTGccgtgcacgtcgcgcgctaCAATGCGGGAGGCCGCTACCTCTTGACAGGAGGTGCGGACCAGCAGATCCACCTGTGGAACACgcgcgcagacgcgccggacgagctcgatgcgaaagggcgctcggcgtgcatTCAGAGGTATAGCGCGCACTCGTACGAGGTGCTGTGCCTCGACATTGCGCCGGACAATACGCGGTttgcgagcggcggcccGGACCGTGCGGCACTTGTGTGGGACGTGTCGTCCGGCCaggtcctgcgccgcttcAATGCACACACCGGCCGCATCAATGACGTGCGCTTCGCGGGTGCCAACGACGAGGGGAGCGTCTTGTGGGCGGCCGGCAGCGACACGGTGTGCCGCGCATACGATCTGCGTGCGGGCAATGCGTGGCGCCCCATCATGGAGGCCGATGAGGCGACCGATGCGATTCTGTGCCTCGCCATGTCGACGCCCACGACGCTGCACAcggcgtcggtcgacggcgtgctgcggACGTACGACATACGCAAAGGCGAGCTGCGTTCCGACGTAGTCGACGAGCCGATCACGTCGCTCACGCCGACCAAGGACGggggcgcgctgctcgtttcgacgctcgactcgacgcaccgcctgctcgacatGGTCGACGGCTCGCTGCTACAGACCTTCCGTGGGCACGCACAGACGCAATTCCGATGCCACTCGACGCTCACGCTGAACGAGGCACTGGTGCTCGCAGGCGACGAGGGGGGGAGAGTGCATGCCTGGGACATGCTCtcggggcgctcggcgtggcaGGCCAAGCCCGACTATTCGCAGAGCGTGCGGTaccgcc CGTAG
- the TIM8 gene encoding Mitochondrial import inner membrane translocase subunit tim8 (COG:U; EggNog:ENOG503P6QF) yields MSANLTEADQKEMNAFLDAEQSKARVQSTVHAFTERCWDQCVTSSIGTRFGRGEEACLSNCVERFLDTSLFIVKKLESQRDLAA; encoded by the exons ATGAGCGCGAACCTGACGGAAGCCGACCAGAAAGAGATGAACGCGTTCCTGGACGCCGAGCAGTCCAAGGCTCGTGTGCAGTCCACCGTGCACGCGTTCACCGAGCGCTGCTGGGACCAGTGCGTGACCTCGtcgatcggcacgcgcttTGGTCGTGGTGAGGAGGCGTGCCTGAGCAACTGCGTGGAGCG TTTCCTGGACACGTCGCTGTTTATC GTCAAAAAGCTCGAGAGCCAGCGTGACCTCGCCGCGTAA
- the CK1b gene encoding non-specific serine/threonine protein kinase (COG:T; EggNog:ENOG503NV9M), with product MASSHSSGSNVVGGHYRVGKKIGEGSFGVIFEGTDLLTHQRIAIKFEPRKSDAPQLRDEYRTYKVLSGSAGVPQVYYFGQEGLHNILVIDLLGPSLEDLFDLCGRRFSVKTVVMAAKQMITRVQAIHERNLIYRDIKPDNFLIGRSSNKSAKTVFVVDFGMAKQYRDPKTKQHIPYRERKSLSGTARYMSINTHLGREQSRRDDLEALGHVFLYFLRGSLPWQGLKAATNKQKYEKIGEKKQSTPIKELCDGYPEEFGIYLNYVRKLGFEETPDYDFLRELFTKVLKNRGEVEDGVYDWMLLNNGRGWENEARSEPAQERPTEAVQNGTAAQGGAGAQLTQAANTRLKPQADLGTGVSTTEIRTEQGYPGLAENTTQQRQTVRSPHAGAAQETSARHDDAPATRPPPQARRDTKRTEARESAQAPNAYYQRPAYAAQHAPERRSFGQRFLDFLLCRCE from the exons ATGGCCTCTTCTCACTCTAGTGGCTCCAATGTCGTGGGCGGGCACTACCGCGTCGGCAAGAAAATCGGCGAGGGGTCGTTCGGTGTGATTTTCGAGGGTACCGACCTCTTGACCCACCAGCGCATTGCGATCAAGTTTGAGCCCCGCAagagcgatgcgccgcagctgcgtgATGAGTATAGGACGTACAAAGTGCTCAGCGGGAGCGCTGGCGTGCCCCAGGTGTACTACTTTGGCCAGGAGGGCCTGCACAACATCTTGGTGATCGACCTGCTGGGTCCTTCGCTCGAAGATCTGTTTGACCTGTGCGGCCGCCGATTCAGTGTCAAGACCGTGGTGATGGCCGCGAAGCAGATG ATTACCCGCGTGCAAGCGATTCATGAGCGCAACCTGATCTACCGCGACATCAAGCCCGACAACTTTTTGATCGGACGCAGCAGCAACAAGTCCGCCAAGACCGTGTTTGTGGTCGACTTTGGTATGGCGAAGCAGTACCGGGACCCCAAGACGAAGCAGCACATTCCCTaccgcgagcgcaagagCCTCAGCGGCACGGCACGGTACATGAGTATCAATACACATCTGGGCCGTGAGCAGTCTCGTCGtgacgacctcgaggcgctcggacACGTCTTTTTGTATTTCCTGCGTGGCTCGCTGCCGTGGCAGGGCCTCAAGGCGGCTACGAACAAGCAAAAGTACGAAAAGATCGGCGAGAAGAAGCAGAGCACGCCCATCAAGGAGCTCTGCGACGGCTACCCCGAGGAGTTCGGCATCTACCTGAACTATGTCCGCAAGCTCGGCTTCGAAGAGACGCCCGACTACGActtcctgcgcgagctcttcaccaaggtgctcaagaaccgcggcgaggtcgaggacgGCGTCTACGACTGGATGCTCCTCAACAATGGCCGTGGTTGGGAGAACGAGGCGAGGAGCGAGCCCGCACAAGAACGCCCCACCGAGGCCGTACAGAacggcacggcggcgcagggcggtgcaggcgcacaATTGACGCAGGCCGCCAATACACGACTCAAGCCGCAAGCAGACCTCGGGACCGGCGTCAGCACGACCGAGATCCGCACGGAGCAGGGCTACCCCGGCCTCGCCGAAAACaccacgcagcagcgccagaCGGTACGCTCGCCCcatgccggcgccgcacaggagacgagcgcacgccacgacgatgcgcccgcCACCCGGCCCCCACCCCAGGCGCGACGTGACACGAAGCGCACAGAGGCCCGCGAGagtgcgcaggcgcccaACGCCTACTACCAGCGCCCGGCgtacgctgcgcagcacgcgccagAGCGCCGCTCGTTCGGCCAGCGCTTTTTGGACTTTTTGTTGTGTCGCTGCGAGTAG
- the POL5 gene encoding DNA-directed DNA polymerase (COG:K; EggNog:ENOG503NV4D; BUSCO:EOG09260M44) — protein MGSTLALFWGLAGVDKEARIDASDALVQALLAHHDDSAEAPLPEEYAVADPCAVSDQEASAAEQRIDQYNSSEVGYALRRLVRGLASPRENARSGFAVALAELLSHLQSVSAQDILVLLLKHTAVHGSMNGQEVRDVQFARLFGIYALVRSGLVYGAGSTLGTFERCFNVLLAIAAYKSWLSESCGFALVQLLEPLGVNNVQRPEWAQEALEWAAQRVCATQHLSPELLALLITLQRVDPSLGLDARVPSPLKSANLLAPNNLPAVARTLREATPLSLDADGAPPTGGTWHTTLPFVWDLLLDAYFAGTAPSGAAPFADFFRIAVDESLFANQASPERKSWGFQVLHRTLQRAPADLLPFLFTPNLMRTWINQLTEKNRLLHSMAQKTVAFVSDAVKRNPTAGLALVTQLLGEHGRQNFDKVTHTKTIESILSSLDESGIQRYLAYLRSIAYAPTNQDDAKHTTTQRQWVCDQMLALVRSSLVPKSTAWIKDVLVFLAGFGFFAVAKAPSAPWSPVLELPQVPFSEEMQALCRLRLQACLTELKNAEVNGHPWILEVHDILSKMAKDKAFRGIALPVAQERVDAASTTLRALAKAAAKESKPEQLAKIRAVETLLAAVMLVSYEDTDESPDLVDSLVDVSKLLFLEKKKGKTGSVSPMEMLMDVLIGLLEFSSSFLRAVASQAFVAFSGSLNAESLDHLIDQLGLNAPDADEDEDMDEDDEEDEEAVDEDDDDDDVDDDDDDDEDDDEEDDADADAEVDPILRSKIEEAFRDNGMAEDDDEEEELFDDDQMAQLDDKLAEIFVQHSSSKRKEREAIQRDTALFHNKILDLLEIYAKEQSASVLLVRLAAPLFALAKGAGDVSQQVATRASQVLRNRICKSKDQPRGELDEELVHDELRAMHAYVRASQDASLSELAGLVSQFYTKVLLRNSASGVRIPLALYKETLSDFLQRKASPVRPAFLLDAIRRFPELGWALREALLDGSRENKAARAFRQMQALSMLQVVLQQQQQKDTRQASAEEVLAFLAEVRSMALDIVRAAATSDALNAQRLKEVLRFALQAVRVTVRVADATDDSAAHVAQCWPLDELRGALEALQSAERFQSSTSLHGMLKEMTAVVSRATQTDASAPKPKKRAAPTEKAEAPPAAPAKKTAKKAKAKRL, from the coding sequence ATGGGGAGCACGCTGGCGCTCTTTTGGGGCCTCGCAGGCGTAGACAAAGAGGCGCGTATCGACGCGTCCGATGCGCTCGTTCAGGCCCTTTTGGCACATCACGATGAcagtgccgaggcgcctcTCCCGGAAGAATATGCGGTCGCTGACCCTTGCGCTGTGAGCGACCAAGAGGCTagcgcggccgagcagcgcatcgaccaGTACAACTCGTCGGAAGTGGGCTATGctttgcgccgcctcgtgcgGGGTCTCGCGAGTCCGCGCGAGAATGCACGCTCGGGATTCGcggtggcgctcgccgagcttctCTCACACCTGCAGTCGGTCAGCGCACAGGATATCCTCGTCTTGCTGCTCAAGCACACCGCTGTGCACGGCAGCATGAACGGACAagaggtgcgcgacgtgcagtTTGCACGCCTCTTTGGCATCTACGCCCTGGTGCGCTCGGGGCTCGTGtacggcgcaggctcgacgctcggcacgttTGAACGCTGCTTCAACGTGCTCCtcgcgatcgccgcgtACAAGTCGTGGCTCTCAGAGTCGTGCGGGTTTGCGCTggtgcagctcctcgagccgCTGGGCGTCAACAACGTGCAGCGCCCAGAGTGGGCGCAAGAGGCGCTAGagtgggcggcgcagcgcgtctgcgcgacgcagcacCTCTCGCccgagctcctggcgctgctgatcacgctccagcgcgtcgacccgagcctcgggctcgacgcgcgcgtgccgtcgccgctcaAGAGCGCAAATCTCTTGGCGCCGAACAACCTGCCGGccgtcgcacgcacgctgcgcgaggccacgccgctctcgctcgacgcggacggcgcgccgcccacggGCGGGACGTGGCACACGACCCTCCCATTCGTGTGGGACCTCTTGCTCGACGCATACTTTgccggcaccgcgccgtcgggcgccgcgccgtttGCCGACTTTTTCCGcatcgccgtcgacgagtCGCTCTTTGCGAACCAGGCGTCGCCGGAGCGCAAGTCGTGGGGGTTCCAGGTCCTgcaccgcacgctgcagcgcgcgcccgccgacCTGCTTCCGTTCCTCTTCACGCCGAACCTGATGCGGACGTGGATCAACCAGCTCACGGAAAAGAACCGCCTGCTGCACTCGATGGCGCAAAAGACGGTCGCATTTGTGAGCGACGCAGTGAAGCGCAACCCTACCGcgggccttgcgctcgtgacgcagctcctgggcgagcacggccgccaAAACTTTGACAAGGTCACGCATACCAAGACGATCGAGTCGATTCtgtcgtcgctcgacgagtcGGGCATCCAGCGCTACCTCGCTTATctgcgcagcatcgccTATGCGCCGACCAACCAGGACGACGCAAAGCATACcacgacgcagcgccagtGGGTGTGCGACCAAATGCTCGCactcgtgcgcagctcgctcgTGCCCAAGTCCACCGCATGGATCAAGGACGTGCTCGTGTTCCTCGCGGGCTTTGGCTTCTTTGCggtggccaaggcgccgagcgccccgTGGAGCCCGGTGCTGGAGCTACCCCAGGTGCCGTTCTCGGAAGAGATGCAGGCGCTGTGCCGCCTGCGTCTCCAGGCATGCCTCACCGAGCTCAAGAACGCCGAGGTGAACGGCCACCCGTGGATCCTCGAAGTGCACGACATCCTCAGCAAGATGGCCAAGGACAAGGCGTTCCGCGGCATTGCGCTGCCTGTTGCCCAGGAGCGTGTGGACGctgcctcgacgacgctccgtgcgctcgccaaggccgccgcgaAAGAGTCCAAgcccgagcagctcgccaagatCCGCGcggtcgagacgctgctTGCGGCCGTCATGCTCGTCTCGTACGAAGACACGGACGAGTCGCCGGACCTCGTCGACTCGCTTGTCGACGTCTCCAAGCTCCTGTTCCTGGAGAAGAAGAAGGGCAAGACGGGCTCGGTGAGCCCCATGGAGATGCTCATGGACGTGCTAATCGGCCTCTTGGAGttctcgtcgtcgttcCTGCGTGCCGTGGCGAGCCAGGCGTTTGTCGCGTTCAGCGGCTCGCTCAATGCCGAGAGCTTGGACCATCTGATTGATCAGTTGGGCCTGAATGCTCCCGatgcggacgaggacgaagacatggatgaggacgacgaagaggacgaggaggccgtggacgaggacgacgatgacgaTGACGTggacgatgacgacgatgatgacgaggacgacgacgaagaggacgatgccgacgccgatgcTGAAGTCGACCCCATCCTCCGCTCCAAGATTGAAGAGGCCTTCCGCGACAATGGCATGGCCGAAgatgacgacgaggaagaagagctctttgacgacgaccaaatggcgcagctcgacgacaaGCTTGCCGAGATCTTTGTGCAGCACTCGAGCTcgaagcgcaaggagcgcgaggcgatccAGCGGGACACGGCGCTCTTCCACAACAAAAtcctcgacctgctcgagatCTACGCAAAGGAGCAGAGCGCGAGTGtgctgctcgtgcgccttgctgcgccgctctttgcgctcgccaaaggcgccggcgacgtgaGTCAGCAagtcgcgacgcgcgcgagccaaGTGCTGCGCAACCGCATCTGCAAGTCAAAAGACCAGCCTCGTGGCGAGttggacgaggagctggtcCACGATGAACTGCGTGCTATGCATGCCTacgtgcgtgcgtcgcagGACGCCTCGCTTTCCGAGCTCGCTGGTCTTGTGAGCCAGTTCTATACCAAGGTGCTCCTGCGCAACAGTGCCTCTGGCGTGCGTATTCCCCTGGCGCTCTACAAGGAGACGCTGAGCGACTTTttgcagcgcaaggcgtcGCCTGTCCGCCCCGCGTTCCTTCTGGACGCGATACGGCGCTTCCCCGAGCTCGGgtgggcgctgcgcgaggcgctgctcgacggcaGCCGCGAGAACaaagcggcgcgtgccttCCGGCAGATGCAGGCGCTGTCTATGCTGCAGGTCGttctgcagcagcagcagcagaaGGACACCCGCcaggcgagcgccgaggaggTGCTTGCgttcctcgccgaggtgcgcagcaTGGCCCTCGACAttgtgcgtgcggccgcgacgagtGACGCTCTCAACGCCCAGCGCCTCAAGGAGGTGCTCCGctttgcgctgcaggcggtACGTGTGACGGTGCGTGTTGCGGATGCTACGGACGActctgcggcgcacgtcgcccagTGCTGGccgctggacgagctgcgtggtgcgctcgaggcgctgcaaagcgccgagcgcttccAGAGCTCAACGTCGCTGCACGGCATGCTGAAGGAAATGACCGCGGTCGTTTCCCGCGCCACGCAGACCGACGCCAGTGCCCCCAAGCccaagaagcgcgccgcgcccacagaaaaggccgaggccccacctgcggcgccggccaagaAGACGGCCAAGAAGGCCAAGGCGAAGCGCCTGTAG
- a CDS encoding uncharacterized protein (COG:S; EggNog:ENOG503P23E): MSFPALPALASEWLDEFYFLGTGTSSQVPSVHCILDGSQAKNTCATCADALRPGSVNRRRCTSAVAVGAPPGRPEERSTILIDCGKSFYESIVDVFPKHGLRRVDAVLLTHAHADAILGLDDLRGWTMGGCIQDYVDVYLTAECMATVKSTFPYLVDASFITGGGDVGALRWHLIDAQKPFEAGPHRVPILPLPVEHGFVGPERRPFECLGFRIDSMSYVSDCHAIPALTMAKMAGSEVVVMDALKMTRHASHFSIPQAIQCILELASKLPAPPLALFVDLTHGVEHHTTEAKVQEVVHALRCFRSTLPPALEEHWWTPVWNADENEAQNAFVLHPTSGGTDDPCAEVPAMHLAIDGLRLVFTKA; this comes from the coding sequence ATGAGCTTTccggcgctgccggccCTGGCGTCGGAGTGGCTCGACGAATTCTATTTTCTTGGGACAGGCACCAGCTCGCAAGTCCCGTCGGTGCACTGCATCCTTGATGGGTCGCAGGCCAAGAATACGTgtgcgacgtgcgcggacgcgctgcggcccGGCAGCGTGAACCGCCGGCGGTGTACGTCGGCGGtggccgtcggcgcccCCCCCGGGCGCCCCGAGGAGCGGAGTACGATTCTGATCGACTGCGGCAAGTCGTTCTACGAGTCGATCGTTGATGTCTTTCCGAagcacggcctgcgccgcgtcgatgcgGTGCTCCTCACGCACGCCCATGCCGATGCGATCCTCGGCCTGGACGACCTGCGCGGCTGGACGATGGGAGGGTGCATCCAGGACTATGTCGACGTGTACCTCACGGCAGAGTGCATGGCTACGGTGAAGAGTACCTTTCCCtacctcgtcgacgcctCGTTCATtaccggcggcggcgacgtaGGCGCACTGCGCTGGCACCTCATTGACGCGCAGAAGCCGTTCGAGGCAGGTCCGCATCGCGTGCCGATCCTCCCCCTCCCTGTCGAGCACGGGTTCGTCGGCCCCGAGCGCCGCCCATTTGAGTGCCTCGGCTTCCGCATCGACTCGATGAGCTACGTGAGCGACTGCCACGCGATTCCCGCGCTGACCATGGCCAAGATGGCCGGTAGCGAGGTCGTGGTGATGGATGCGCTAAAAATGACGCGCCATGCGAGCCACTTTTCGATTCCCCAGGCGATTCAATgcatcctcgagctcgcctCTAAGCTCCCTGCACCGCCTTTAGCACTCTTTGTGGATCTCACAcacggcgtcgagcaccacACGACCGAGGCCAAGGTCCAAGAGGTggtgcacgcgctgcgctgtTTCCGCTCCACGCTCCCtcctgcgctcgaggaacACTGGTGGACGCCGGTTTGGAACGCGGACGAAAACGAGGCTCAGAACGCTTTCGTCCTCCATCCTACCTCGGGCGGCACCGACGACCCGTGTGCCGAGGTGCCCGCGATGCACCTCGCGATcgacggcctgcgcctcgtcttTACCAAAGCGTAG